Proteins encoded within one genomic window of Ideonella dechloratans:
- the purD gene encoding phosphoribosylamine--glycine ligase translates to MNILVIGNGGREHALAWKLAQSERVQRVFVAPGNGGTALDKRLTNVAITDPVALADFAQAEKVGLTVVGPEAPLSQGVVDIFRARGLRIFGPTQAAAQLESSKAFAKDFMKRHAIPTAAYETFSDPAAAHAYIDRLGAPIVVKADGLAAGKGVVVAMTLEEAHAAVRFMLEDNTLSVVHNAGGARVVIEEFLQGEEASFIVLCDGKNVLPLATSQDHKRIGDGDTGPNTGGMGAYSPAPVVTPNVHARAMHEIILPTIQGMAKDGIPFTGFLYAGLMIDTEGKPKTLEFNTRMGDPETQPIMMRLKSDLVEVMLHATDGTLDKVELNWDRRFALGVVMAAAGYPMSPRKGDVITGLPAEAAGTADSMVFHAGTAQQDGKTVVTGGRVLCVTALGDSARTAQQRAYEVLRDIHFDGAQWRTDIGHRAIKR, encoded by the coding sequence ATGAACATCCTCGTCATCGGCAACGGCGGCCGCGAGCACGCCCTGGCCTGGAAGCTGGCCCAGAGCGAGCGGGTGCAGCGCGTCTTCGTGGCACCCGGCAACGGCGGTACCGCGCTGGACAAGCGCCTGACCAACGTCGCCATCACCGACCCGGTCGCGCTGGCGGACTTCGCCCAGGCCGAGAAGGTCGGGCTGACGGTGGTGGGCCCCGAGGCCCCGCTGTCCCAGGGCGTGGTGGACATCTTCCGCGCCCGCGGCCTGCGCATCTTCGGCCCCACCCAGGCGGCCGCCCAGCTGGAATCGTCCAAGGCCTTCGCCAAGGACTTCATGAAGCGGCACGCCATCCCGACGGCCGCCTACGAGACCTTCTCCGACCCGGCCGCGGCCCATGCCTACATCGACCGGCTGGGCGCGCCCATCGTCGTCAAGGCCGATGGCCTGGCGGCGGGCAAGGGCGTGGTCGTGGCGATGACGCTGGAAGAAGCCCATGCGGCCGTGCGCTTCATGCTGGAGGACAACACCCTGAGCGTGGTGCACAACGCCGGCGGTGCCCGCGTGGTGATCGAGGAGTTCCTGCAGGGCGAGGAAGCCAGCTTCATCGTGCTGTGCGACGGCAAGAACGTGTTGCCGCTGGCCACCAGCCAGGACCACAAGCGCATCGGCGATGGCGACACCGGCCCCAACACCGGGGGCATGGGCGCCTACTCGCCCGCGCCGGTGGTCACGCCCAATGTGCACGCCCGGGCGATGCACGAGATCATCCTGCCGACCATCCAGGGCATGGCCAAGGACGGCATCCCCTTCACCGGCTTTCTGTACGCCGGCCTGATGATCGACACCGAGGGCAAGCCCAAGACGCTGGAATTCAACACGCGCATGGGCGACCCGGAAACCCAGCCGATCATGATGCGCCTGAAGAGCGACCTGGTGGAGGTGATGCTGCACGCCACCGACGGCACGCTCGACAAGGTGGAGCTGAACTGGGACCGCCGCTTCGCCCTGGGCGTGGTGATGGCCGCGGCCGGCTACCCGATGAGCCCGCGCAAGGGCGACGTCATCACCGGCCTGCCGGCCGAGGCCGCGGGCACGGCCGACAGCATGGTCTTCCATGCGGGCACCGCGCAGCAGGACGGCAAGACCGTGGTCACCGGTGGCCGCGTGCTGTGCGTGACGGCGCTGGGCGATTCGGCCCGCACCGCCCAGCAGCGGGCCTACGAGGTGCTGCGCGACATCCATTTCGACGGCGCGCAGTGGCGCACCGACATCGGCCACCGCGCCATCAAGCGCTGA
- the hemF gene encoding oxygen-dependent coproporphyrinogen oxidase encodes MDSEALRAYFYELQDNIVSTLGEIDGQPFRSVRWKREPGERLEGEGLTRVLEGGGLLERGGCNFSHVHGRSLPPSATAHRPELAGASFEAMGVSLVFHPRNPYVPTVHMNVRVFAALPAGRDPVVWFGGGMDLTPYYGFEEDAVHFHRSCRDALDPFGASLYPRFKTWCDEYFFLKHRDEPRGVGGIFYDDFNEEGFEHSFAMTRSVGDAFLKAYLPIVERRRDMPYGERERDFQAYRRGRYVEFNLVYDRGTLFGLQSGGRTEAILMSMPPVVNWRYDWQPERGTPEARLYTDFLRPRDWAAEGA; translated from the coding sequence ATGGACAGCGAGGCGCTCAGAGCCTATTTCTACGAACTGCAGGACAACATCGTCAGCACCCTCGGCGAGATCGACGGCCAGCCGTTCCGGTCCGTGCGCTGGAAGCGCGAGCCCGGCGAACGGCTGGAGGGCGAAGGCCTGACCCGGGTGCTGGAGGGTGGCGGACTGCTGGAGCGAGGGGGCTGCAACTTCAGCCACGTGCATGGCCGCTCGCTGCCGCCGTCCGCTACCGCCCACCGGCCCGAATTGGCCGGGGCGTCCTTCGAGGCCATGGGCGTGTCGCTGGTCTTCCACCCGCGCAACCCCTATGTGCCCACGGTGCACATGAACGTGCGGGTCTTTGCCGCCCTGCCGGCCGGGCGCGACCCGGTCGTCTGGTTCGGCGGCGGCATGGACCTGACGCCCTACTATGGCTTCGAGGAAGATGCGGTGCACTTCCACCGCAGCTGTCGCGACGCGCTGGACCCCTTCGGCGCCAGCCTGTACCCGCGCTTCAAGACCTGGTGCGACGAGTACTTCTTCCTGAAGCACCGCGACGAGCCGCGGGGCGTGGGCGGCATCTTCTACGACGACTTCAACGAAGAAGGCTTCGAGCACAGCTTCGCGATGACCCGTTCGGTGGGCGACGCCTTCCTCAAGGCCTATTTGCCCATCGTCGAGCGCCGGCGCGACATGCCCTACGGCGAACGCGAGCGCGACTTCCAGGCCTACCGGCGGGGCCGCTATGTCGAGTTCAACCTGGTCTATGACCGCGGCACGCTGTTCGGCCTGCAGTCTGGCGGGCGCACCGAGGCCATCCTGATGTCCATGCCGCCGGTGGTGAACTGGCGCTACGACTGGCAGCCCGAGCGCGGCACGCCCGAAGCCAGGCTCTACACCGATTTCCTGCGCCCGCGCGACTGGGCGGCGGAAGGCGCTTGA